The following are encoded together in the bacterium genome:
- the rpsB gene encoding 30S ribosomal protein S2 produces the protein MDKALSVKDLIEAGVHLGHKSDRWNPKMKPFIFAERKGIHVIDPEKTIEFLNKACESVRKAMSEGATILFVGTKKQIADIVKEEALRCGAFYCTQRWLGGTLTNFVTIRKTVDRMKLIEAQKEENDRGDLTKKEILSLERMLKKMQRNLEGIKDMDELPGIVYITDIKKDKIAVDEAVRLKIPIIGIVDTNVDPEPITFPIPGNDDAIKSVRLITQAVADSVLEGKAEFKRRESESRG, from the coding sequence ATGGACAAAGCGTTAAGTGTAAAAGATTTGATTGAGGCTGGAGTCCACCTTGGGCACAAGAGTGATCGCTGGAACCCAAAGATGAAGCCATTTATATTTGCAGAACGCAAAGGAATACATGTGATTGACCCAGAAAAGACTATTGAGTTCTTAAATAAAGCCTGTGAGTCTGTGAGGAAAGCGATGAGTGAAGGGGCTACTATACTATTTGTGGGAACGAAGAAACAAATTGCTGATATAGTGAAAGAGGAGGCTTTGAGGTGTGGTGCATTTTATTGTACACAGCGCTGGCTTGGTGGCACGCTTACAAATTTTGTTACAATAAGAAAAACTGTTGACAGGATGAAGTTAATTGAAGCACAAAAAGAGGAAAATGACCGTGGAGACCTAACAAAGAAAGAAATCTTATCACTTGAGCGGATGCTTAAGAAAATGCAAAGGAATTTGGAAGGTATAAAGGATATGGATGAACTTCCAGGAATTGTCTATATCACAGATATCAAGAAGGATAAGATAGCTGTCGATGAGGCAGTGAGACTTAAAATTCCTATAATAGGTATTGTTGATACAAATGTAGACCCTGAGCCAATTACATTCCCAATTCCTGGGAATGATGATGCAATAAAATCTGTTAGGTTAATAACACAGGCAGTTGCAGATTCAGTATTAGAAGGGAAAGCCGAGTTTAAAAGGCGAGAAAGTGAAAGTAGAGGTTAA
- the tsf gene encoding translation elongation factor Ts — MKVEVNLIKELKDKTDAGIMDCKEALLATNGDIEKAIDYLRKKGIAKATERMDRSTGEGIIESYIHPGARLGVLLDIRCETDFAARTQEFKQLAKDIAMQVAASNPKWISREDVPKEEVEHELEIYREQAKRTGKPEKVIEQIAKGKLDKFYKEVCLLQQPFIKNSEISVEELIKEYISKLRENIRVKRFVRFRIEE; from the coding sequence GTGAAAGTAGAGGTTAATTTAATAAAGGAATTGAAAGATAAAACAGATGCCGGGATAATGGATTGTAAGGAGGCTTTGCTTGCAACTAATGGTGATATAGAAAAAGCAATTGATTATCTAAGAAAAAAGGGGATTGCAAAGGCAACTGAGCGAATGGATAGGTCTACAGGTGAAGGTATTATTGAGTCCTACATTCACCCTGGTGCGAGGCTCGGTGTCTTATTAGATATCAGGTGTGAAACAGATTTTGCTGCTAGGACACAAGAATTTAAGCAGCTTGCAAAAGATATTGCAATGCAAGTGGCTGCATCTAATCCAAAATGGATATCAAGAGAGGATGTCCCAAAAGAAGAGGTTGAACATGAACTTGAAATTTACAGAGAGCAAGCAAAACGGACAGGTAAGCCTGAAAAGGTGATAGAGCAAATTGCAAAAGGAAAGCTTGATAAATTTTATAAAGAAGTATGCCTTCTTCAGCAACCATTTATAAAGAATTCAGAAATATCAGTTGAGGAACTTATAAAAGAATATATTTCAAAGCTACGTGAAAACATTCGTGTAAAAAGGTTTGTTAGATTCAGGATAGAAGAGTAG
- a CDS encoding retroviral-like aspartic protease family protein produces MIGDTIVKIKVPAIADKEIVEVDTLVDTGATYTALPEEFLEKLKVKRVRKVKIEFANGNVEERDIGNVWIEVNGIKTPNPVIFAKENDAIILGLVTLESCGLILDTVNKKLVPLPKIHHY; encoded by the coding sequence TTGATTGGTGATACAATTGTCAAAATAAAGGTGCCAGCTATTGCAGATAAAGAGATAGTAGAAGTTGATACATTGGTGGATACCGGTGCTACTTACACAGCACTACCAGAAGAATTTCTTGAAAAGCTTAAAGTGAAAAGAGTAAGAAAGGTGAAAATTGAATTTGCTAATGGTAATGTGGAAGAGCGTGATATAGGAAATGTATGGATAGAGGTTAATGGGATAAAAACGCCTAATCCTGTAATTTTTGCAAAAGAAAATGATGCAATTATTTTAGGCCTTGTAACACTTGAATCATGTGGGCTAATTCTTGACACTGTGAACAAAAAATTAGTCCCATTACCAAAAATTCATCATTATTAG
- the cobU gene encoding bifunctional adenosylcobinamide kinase/adenosylcobinamide-phosphate guanylyltransferase has protein sequence MAEITFIIGGACSGKSSYALRLANACLATRRECKSQVTYIATGVPCDEEMESKIEAHKRTRPKDWKAIEEPFNIEDVIKKLDVSTGVIILDCLTFWVSNLLLQKAENVTQFENNIVNRVSKFASILKDIKSKVIVVSNEVGMGVVPRTRLGRIFRDYLGKANQIVASDANEAFLLTAGIPIKVK, from the coding sequence ATGGCAGAGATTACATTTATCATTGGCGGAGCATGTAGTGGTAAGAGTTCTTATGCTCTCCGTTTAGCTAATGCCTGCCTCGCCACCAGGCGGGAGTGTAAAAGTCAAGTAACCTACATAGCAACAGGCGTGCCTTGTGATGAAGAAATGGAATCAAAAATTGAAGCACATAAAAGGACTCGGCCAAAAGATTGGAAAGCGATAGAGGAACCATTTAATATTGAAGATGTGATTAAAAAATTGGATGTATCTACTGGAGTGATAATACTTGACTGTCTTACATTTTGGGTATCAAACTTACTTTTGCAGAAAGCAGAAAATGTAACTCAATTTGAGAATAATATTGTTAACCGTGTTTCAAAGTTTGCCTCTATACTCAAAGATATCAAATCTAAAGTAATTGTGGTCTCTAATGAAGTAGGTATGGGAGTTGTCCCTCGTACCCGATTAGGTCGTATCTTTAGAGATTACTTGGGGAAAGCAAATCAAATTGTAGCAAGTGATGCAAATGAAGCCTTTCTTTTAACTGCTGGTATACCAATTAAAGTGAAATAA
- a CDS encoding ABC transporter substrate-binding protein: MGNRKTILSFILFFGLFCHLLNARDNSGIGCDSIKFPHRIVSLGPAITEEIYLLGAEDRLVANTIYCERPPEAKKKEKIGTVIEINVEKIISFKPDLVLATPLTDPKAKEKLKNLGLKVVTFPVEKDFNEICRNFLELGQIIGKKEEAEKIIYQVKNEVDSISKKIKTLSKLEVTPPKVFIQVGANPLFTVTKDSFLNDLIGFAGGVNIALGAKTGLYSREKVIQQNPDVIIIVTMGIVGEKEMKSWQRYKTLNAVKNNRIYIMDSYKVCSPTPISFVEALEELVKILH, encoded by the coding sequence ATGGGAAATAGGAAAACTATACTATCGTTTATTCTATTTTTCGGACTATTTTGTCATCTACTAAACGCAAGAGATAATTCAGGTATAGGATGCGATTCTATTAAATTTCCTCACCGAATAGTTTCTTTAGGGCCAGCTATAACTGAGGAAATTTATCTTTTAGGAGCAGAAGATAGACTTGTAGCTAACACTATATATTGTGAAAGACCGCCTGAAGCAAAGAAGAAAGAAAAAATAGGAACTGTAATAGAGATTAATGTAGAAAAAATAATAAGCTTTAAGCCAGATTTAGTTTTAGCTACTCCTCTAACAGACCCAAAAGCAAAAGAGAAATTGAAAAATTTAGGGCTAAAAGTGGTTACATTTCCTGTAGAAAAGGACTTCAACGAGATTTGTAGAAATTTCTTGGAATTAGGACAGATTATTGGCAAAAAGGAAGAGGCAGAAAAAATTATTTACCAGGTAAAAAATGAAGTAGATTCTATTAGTAAAAAAATTAAAACTTTGTCTAAACTTGAGGTAACACCTCCTAAAGTTTTTATTCAAGTAGGAGCAAACCCATTATTCACAGTGACTAAGGATTCTTTCCTAAACGATTTAATAGGGTTTGCTGGTGGTGTAAATATTGCTTTGGGAGCAAAAACTGGACTGTATAGCCGAGAAAAGGTTATACAACAAAATCCTGATGTTATCATTATTGTAACTATGGGGATTGTGGGGGAAAAAGAAATGAAGAGTTGGCAGAGATATAAGACCTTAAATGCAGTAAAAAATAATAGAATTTATATTATGGATTCTTATAAAGTTTGTAGTCCTACGCCAATAAGTTTTGTTGAGGCACTTGAAGAGTTAGTCAAAATTTTGCATTAA
- a CDS encoding iron ABC transporter permease, which translates to MDRKLSRWLIWILGLVVILITVSIFSLSIGAAGISFKRIIPLIFNGKGTPEYSILFQIRLPRIILGFAIGSALSIAGVILQGMFHNPLVEPYTLGISGGAALGVCLNFVFRLTRIGVLSIPVSGFLGAIAVILLVYSLSTRKRRLKIQELLLTGVMISFISSSLIMLIMAVSRVENLQGIIFWIMGSLEQPNWLLIKIALLISILGLIISYFFSVDLNAIALGEEEALHLGINVEMTKRLLFVLASLLTGCSVSVAGIIGFVGLVIPHFMRMFVGVDHRILLVTSAFAGATFLILCDTLSRTIVAPLELPVGVITGILGGVIFIYFLYKKQVVLGVK; encoded by the coding sequence ATGGATAGAAAATTAAGTCGTTGGCTTATTTGGATACTTGGATTAGTAGTAATCCTTATCACTGTGAGTATTTTTTCGTTAAGCATTGGGGCAGCTGGTATATCTTTTAAAAGAATTATTCCCTTAATTTTTAATGGCAAAGGGACTCCCGAATATAGTATTCTTTTTCAAATTCGTTTACCTCGTATTATTTTAGGCTTTGCCATAGGAAGTGCATTAAGTATTGCAGGTGTTATACTTCAAGGTATGTTTCACAATCCATTAGTTGAGCCATACACGTTAGGTATATCTGGTGGTGCAGCATTAGGTGTATGTTTAAATTTTGTATTTAGGCTTACTCGGATAGGAGTTCTATCTATTCCTGTAAGTGGCTTTTTAGGTGCAATTGCTGTAATTTTACTTGTTTATTCATTAAGCACGAGGAAAAGGAGACTGAAAATTCAAGAACTCCTTCTTACAGGGGTAATGATAAGTTTTATTTCATCGTCCTTAATTATGCTTATAATGGCCGTCTCTCGTGTTGAAAACCTTCAAGGAATTATTTTCTGGATAATGGGGTCATTGGAACAACCAAACTGGCTTCTTATAAAAATAGCACTCTTAATATCTATTTTGGGACTAATTATCTCTTATTTTTTCTCTGTTGACCTTAATGCGATTGCTTTAGGAGAAGAAGAGGCATTACATCTTGGTATAAATGTAGAAATGACCAAGAGGCTACTTTTTGTACTTGCCTCTTTACTCACTGGATGCAGTGTCTCAGTTGCAGGTATAATTGGGTTTGTAGGGTTAGTTATTCCACACTTTATGCGTATGTTTGTTGGAGTAGACCATCGTATACTGCTTGTCACTTCTGCTTTTGCTGGTGCTACATTTCTTATTCTTTGCGATACCTTATCAAGAACAATTGTTGCTCCTTTAGAACTGCCTGTTGGTGTAATTACAGGAATTTTAGGTGGTGTAATCTTTATCTATTTCTTGTATAAGAAACAGGTTGTATTAGGAGTAAAGTGA
- a CDS encoding ABC transporter ATP-binding protein, whose translation MLEVKDLTCGYDSKFVLQDINFKIEKGEICGIIGPNGSGKTTLLRAITKVIKPRNGKMFLDGKDIAEIRIKELSQAIAIVSQTQDYVFDIAVDEFVLLGRIPYRRRFQLLETKQDENIAQNVMVLTDTFRFKDRFIGELSGGERQRVVIARALTQEPKLLLLDEPTAHLDINHQIRILDLIRRLNRENGLTVIMVLHDLNLASEYCDRLILLNNGFIHKIGTPQEVLTYQIIEEVYNTVVVVKENPISSKPYVVLVSKEKIKV comes from the coding sequence ATGCTTGAAGTAAAAGATTTAACTTGTGGATATGATTCAAAGTTTGTTCTCCAGGATATCAATTTTAAAATAGAGAAAGGCGAAATTTGTGGAATAATTGGTCCAAATGGGTCAGGTAAAACCACTTTACTCAGGGCGATAACCAAAGTGATTAAACCACGAAATGGTAAAATGTTTTTAGATGGCAAAGATATAGCTGAGATAAGGATTAAGGAGTTATCACAGGCGATTGCAATAGTTTCGCAAACTCAAGATTATGTATTTGATATAGCTGTAGATGAATTCGTTCTTTTGGGCAGAATTCCTTATCGGCGAAGATTTCAGTTACTTGAGACAAAGCAGGATGAAAATATTGCTCAAAATGTAATGGTATTAACTGATACTTTTAGATTTAAAGATAGGTTTATAGGTGAATTAAGTGGTGGAGAAAGGCAGCGTGTTGTAATTGCGAGGGCACTGACGCAGGAGCCAAAGTTACTTTTGTTAGATGAACCTACAGCTCATTTAGATATAAACCATCAGATAAGAATTTTAGACCTTATAAGAAGACTAAATAGAGAAAATGGTCTTACTGTAATTATGGTTTTACATGACCTTAATTTAGCCAGCGAGTATTGTGACAGGTTAATTCTTCTTAATAATGGGTTTATTCACAAAATTGGTACACCACAAGAAGTACTAACTTATCAAATTATTGAGGAAGTTTACAATACAGTAGTAGTGGTGAAAGAGAATCCTATCTCTTCTAAACCATATGTAGTATTGGTTTCAAAAGAAAAGATTAAAGTATAA
- a CDS encoding TonB-dependent receptor: MIALIITISLMVMDTTFSKEEYPLYRMEEIVVTATRIQQYLRDVPVATTVITRADIDATNAKDVGELLRGVVGVDIKSYGTLGAMSSVSLRGSTSQQVLVLVDGRPVNSISTGECDLSKISLDDILRIEIVRCPTSHLYGANALGGVVNIITREPPKKLTTTGYGSYGRFNTQIYRLDHGGSIDNFGWLVTGGIKKSNGFRANSDYIANDLAVKSGYKFKNGLKAKVNLLFHSDNLGVPGCVPPEGNPAKYGNEEVTSLFDRQKDLNISSSLDFVYEVSGFLTLMSKSFFDQNKLNYRCRYDDWLTLDTLDEDDEYLSKIIGSSLQYQLNFRKFLSTGGVELRNTNHKVRQVITDRNTGDDTTINWNPVSVEYGVWFESHQRVLNLFEFNEGLRYDHHSKYGSKISPSIGAICWLSDRDIIRSSIGKAYRAPTFNDLYWPVGGNPNLKCESGWNSEVGLKHLFYKNLVADLSIFTLNTKDKIAWAPDTGGIWRPQNVNMHSCKGGELELNGNFKDKLLVGLTYAYLDAKQTNREIIYSDWMTGEVRQEFKTRIAAFTPRYEIGTNVTLKPATGTQLNLRARFVDKRVNYYPNYENVPVVTVDTKPLNSCWVMDAKFTQRMGNLKLEIGIDNIFNKDYIEQFGTSFKDRGYPMPLRTYIIGMNYGF; this comes from the coding sequence ATGATTGCTTTAATTATCACTATAAGTTTGATGGTTATGGATACCACCTTTTCAAAGGAGGAATATCCATTGTATAGGATGGAAGAAATTGTAGTTACAGCTACAAGAATACAGCAATATTTGAGAGATGTCCCAGTTGCTACAACAGTTATTACACGAGCTGATATTGATGCTACCAATGCTAAAGATGTAGGTGAGCTACTTCGTGGTGTGGTAGGTGTAGATATTAAAAGTTACGGAACCCTTGGTGCTATGAGTTCAGTAAGTTTACGAGGCTCTACTTCACAACAGGTGTTAGTATTAGTTGATGGGCGGCCGGTGAACTCAATTTCAACTGGTGAATGTGATTTGAGTAAAATTTCATTGGATGATATCCTAAGAATTGAAATTGTTAGGTGTCCTACTTCTCATTTATATGGGGCAAATGCTTTAGGTGGAGTAGTTAATATTATCACAAGAGAGCCCCCAAAGAAGTTAACTACTACTGGCTATGGTTCCTATGGTAGGTTTAATACACAAATTTATAGGTTAGACCATGGTGGAAGTATTGACAATTTTGGATGGCTGGTTACAGGTGGAATCAAGAAATCTAACGGGTTTAGAGCAAATTCTGATTATATAGCAAATGATTTGGCTGTAAAATCAGGGTACAAGTTTAAAAATGGACTCAAAGCTAAAGTAAATCTGCTATTTCATAGCGATAACCTGGGTGTTCCGGGCTGTGTTCCACCTGAAGGTAATCCTGCAAAGTATGGGAATGAAGAGGTAACATCTCTATTTGACAGGCAGAAAGATTTGAATATCTCAAGCAGTTTAGACTTTGTGTACGAAGTGAGTGGATTCTTAACTCTAATGAGTAAGAGTTTTTTTGACCAAAACAAACTAAATTATCGGTGTAGGTATGATGACTGGTTGACCCTTGACACGTTAGATGAAGACGACGAATACCTATCAAAGATTATAGGCAGTAGTTTACAATATCAACTTAATTTTAGAAAGTTTTTATCAACTGGAGGAGTTGAATTACGAAATACCAATCACAAAGTAAGGCAAGTAATCACTGACCGCAATACAGGTGATGATACCACAATCAATTGGAATCCTGTTAGTGTAGAGTACGGTGTCTGGTTTGAGTCTCATCAAAGAGTATTGAATTTATTTGAGTTCAATGAGGGGCTACGGTATGACCATCATTCTAAATATGGTTCTAAAATATCACCAAGTATTGGAGCAATTTGTTGGCTTAGTGATAGAGACATCATCCGTAGCTCTATTGGCAAGGCGTATCGTGCGCCTACTTTTAATGACCTTTATTGGCCGGTAGGTGGGAATCCAAATCTAAAGTGTGAATCTGGCTGGAACTCTGAAGTAGGGCTTAAGCATTTGTTTTATAAAAATTTAGTTGCTGATTTATCTATATTTACACTAAATACAAAAGACAAGATTGCATGGGCACCTGATACTGGTGGAATTTGGCGGCCTCAAAACGTCAATATGCATTCCTGTAAAGGGGGAGAGCTTGAACTCAATGGCAATTTCAAGGATAAACTTTTAGTGGGGCTTACCTATGCGTATCTTGATGCAAAACAGACTAACCGTGAAATTATATACTCTGATTGGATGACAGGTGAGGTAAGGCAGGAATTTAAGACAAGGATAGCTGCATTTACACCAAGATATGAGATTGGAACTAATGTTACACTTAAGCCTGCTACTGGGACCCAACTTAACTTAAGAGCCAGATTCGTAGATAAGAGAGTAAATTATTATCCAAATTACGAGAATGTCCCTGTTGTTACGGTGGATACTAAACCGCTTAATAGTTGTTGGGTTATGGATGCTAAATTTACACAGAGAATGGGAAATCTTAAACTTGAGATAGGGATAGATAACATCTTCAATAAGGATTATATTGAACAATTTGGCACTTCTTTTAAAGATAGGGGCTATCCAATGCCTCTAAGAACTTACATTATTGGAATGAACTACGGTTTCTGA
- the pheT gene encoding phenylalanine--tRNA ligase subunit beta — MPTITISKSDLESLLRVPPMAGEELASLLSLVKGEIKEIERDELRIELIDTNRPDLFCVEGIAREIKGNSLPICRGLINQTPADKEIIVSSNLKSIRPYICGVLVHGISLDEHALIQLIQTQEKLANVYGRGRRDIAIGAFNADKIEFPLFYRAVNPIERKFIPLDFNRALNLKEILATHPKGKAYSHILEGYAEFPILEDNKGEILSFPPIINSETVGKVKVGDSNLFCDITGTNLEQVILVANILAYNFLDRGAKVVPIKIKYPWHTQFGKEIVLPYEFKDLIEVKKCEFENLLGAAIETKEIKENLVKSGYKIIDADRKDTIKVIPPPYRRDVMHGVDVIEDFAIRKGYNSFKPDELKEFTVGKTTKLQPILRKVSEIMVGCGFEEIMSNILTSEDNIFSTKELSIGDAIEIDNPISESFSVLRNSIIPSLLKVEATSSKAVYPHKLFEIGEVVVTDSEAVLMSRTLFNLAALIAHPGANFSELHSYLDVLSYYLGFSYKLKKISHLEVIPPSFINGRVGSIIVNAQSVGLIGEIHPQVLENYKIRHPVSVFELCISKLLNL, encoded by the coding sequence ATGCCAACGATTACTATCTCAAAAAGTGATTTAGAGTCGCTACTTAGAGTCCCGCCTATGGCGGGAGAAGAGTTAGCAAGCTTACTTTCGCTTGTTAAAGGTGAAATTAAGGAAATAGAGAGAGATGAGTTAAGAATAGAACTTATTGACACAAATAGACCAGACTTATTTTGTGTTGAGGGAATTGCAAGAGAAATAAAAGGAAATTCTCTCCCAATTTGTAGGGGCTTGATTAATCAAACCCCTGCGGATAAGGAGATAATTGTCTCGTCCAATTTAAAATCTATAAGACCGTACATTTGTGGAGTCCTTGTTCACGGAATCTCGCTCGATGAACATGCTTTAATCCAGCTTATACAGACTCAAGAAAAGCTTGCCAATGTATATGGACGGGGTAGAAGAGACATTGCTATAGGTGCGTTTAATGCAGATAAGATTGAGTTCCCTCTTTTTTATCGGGCAGTCAACCCAATTGAAAGAAAATTTATACCTTTGGATTTTAATAGAGCACTTAATCTAAAAGAAATATTAGCTACTCATCCGAAAGGCAAAGCTTATAGTCACATTTTGGAAGGATATGCAGAGTTTCCAATATTAGAAGATAATAAAGGAGAGATTCTCTCGTTCCCTCCAATCATAAACTCTGAAACAGTGGGTAAAGTAAAGGTTGGGGATAGCAACTTATTTTGTGACATTACTGGGACTAATTTGGAACAAGTTATACTTGTTGCAAATATTCTTGCATACAATTTTTTAGATAGAGGTGCAAAAGTTGTGCCAATCAAAATAAAGTATCCATGGCATACACAATTTGGAAAAGAGATAGTGTTACCATATGAGTTCAAAGATTTAATAGAGGTCAAAAAATGTGAATTTGAGAATTTACTTGGTGCAGCAATTGAAACAAAAGAAATTAAGGAAAATTTAGTAAAATCAGGCTATAAGATCATTGATGCAGACAGAAAAGATACAATTAAAGTAATCCCACCTCCCTACCGTAGGGATGTAATGCACGGAGTTGATGTAATTGAGGATTTTGCTATTCGTAAGGGATACAATTCTTTTAAACCGGATGAATTAAAAGAATTCACTGTCGGTAAGACAACAAAGTTACAGCCTATCCTTCGTAAGGTAAGTGAGATTATGGTAGGCTGTGGCTTTGAAGAGATAATGTCAAATATTCTGACATCAGAGGATAATATTTTTTCAACAAAAGAACTCTCTATTGGTGATGCAATTGAGATTGATAATCCAATTTCAGAATCATTTTCTGTACTCCGTAACTCAATAATTCCATCGCTTCTTAAAGTTGAGGCTACAAGCTCAAAAGCTGTATATCCTCATAAACTCTTTGAAATCGGTGAGGTAGTAGTCACAGATTCAGAAGCTGTACTTATGAGCAGGACTTTATTTAATCTTGCTGCTTTAATTGCACACCCGGGCGCAAATTTTTCTGAGCTACATAGCTATTTAGATGTTCTATCGTATTATTTAGGCTTTTCTTATAAACTCAAGAAAATATCACACCTTGAGGTGATACCTCCTTCGTTTATTAATGGACGGGTAGGTAGTATTATAGTGAATGCTCAGAGTGTAGGCTTAATAGGTGAAATCCATCCACAAGTGTTAGAAAATTATAAAATCAGACACCCTGTATCAGTTTTTGAACTCTGTATCTCAAAACTACTCAACCTATAA
- a CDS encoding phenylalanine--tRNA ligase subunit alpha yields the protein MDESYIKGLHPLESKIILSFKTCKQLKFSELVSLTGLSEPETHRAIQWLITKKIISVIKRDVKRNVTLTELGNRYAREGLPEVKIINLLKKKDAVKLTETGLASKEISEAIGYLKSAGIINIETGMIKLRDPLKINNGIKGQKFIDKIRGRTINFDELSNDEQSIVKSMSRKRGKTRGVFRVDEREEFTYKITDLGKAVLKILIKKVEPSVEVSQLTPSLLKDGSWKGKVFREYNIDIKPPRIVIGKPHPYREFLDRVREKLISMGFCEVSGELVENEFWNMDALFMPQFHSAREIHGIYFIRSPKYSKEIEPKILGCVAQTHQDGWHTGSRGWGYKFDRERAKRLILRSHGTALSVRTLALHPNPPGKYFAIARCFRPDPVDAAHAPDFFQIEGIVVSKDANFRSLLGLLKLFGTEIAQSNEIKFIPGYFPFTEPSVELHAKHPKLGWVELGGAGIFRPEVTMPLGVNVPVLAWGLGLDRMAMMVLDIHDIRDLFSQDLNLIRKKCQRLLSQKVI from the coding sequence ATGGATGAGAGTTATATTAAAGGATTACATCCATTGGAGAGCAAGATTATTCTTTCATTTAAGACTTGTAAGCAATTAAAGTTTTCTGAGCTTGTGTCTCTTACTGGACTATCAGAGCCAGAAACACATAGGGCAATACAATGGCTGATTACAAAGAAGATTATCAGTGTTATTAAAAGAGATGTCAAAAGAAATGTAACTTTAACTGAACTTGGAAATAGATATGCAAGAGAAGGGTTACCTGAGGTCAAAATTATAAATTTGCTTAAGAAAAAGGATGCAGTAAAGCTAACAGAAACTGGGCTAGCCTCAAAAGAGATATCAGAGGCTATCGGCTATTTGAAAAGTGCAGGAATTATTAATATAGAGACAGGTATGATTAAACTCAGAGATCCTTTAAAGATTAATAATGGCATAAAAGGTCAGAAGTTCATAGATAAGATTAGGGGCAGGACTATCAATTTTGACGAACTCTCAAATGATGAGCAATCTATTGTTAAATCTATGTCAAGGAAGCGTGGAAAAACGAGAGGAGTCTTCCGTGTGGATGAACGAGAAGAATTTACATATAAAATTACGGATTTAGGTAAAGCTGTCTTGAAGATATTAATAAAAAAAGTAGAACCTTCTGTTGAAGTTTCTCAACTAACTCCGTCTTTGCTAAAAGATGGGAGTTGGAAGGGTAAAGTTTTTCGTGAATACAATATAGATATTAAACCACCAAGGATAGTTATAGGTAAGCCACACCCTTATCGTGAATTCCTTGATAGAGTGAGGGAGAAATTGATTTCAATGGGTTTTTGTGAAGTATCAGGTGAGCTTGTTGAAAACGAGTTCTGGAATATGGATGCTCTCTTTATGCCACAATTCCATTCAGCCCGTGAAATTCATGGTATTTACTTTATACGGTCACCAAAATACTCAAAAGAAATTGAGCCTAAAATTTTAGGTTGTGTAGCACAAACTCATCAAGATGGGTGGCATACTGGGTCACGAGGTTGGGGATATAAGTTTGACAGAGAACGAGCAAAGAGGCTAATACTCAGAAGTCATGGTACAGCTTTATCTGTAAGAACATTGGCTTTACATCCAAATCCACCGGGTAAATATTTTGCAATTGCACGTTGCTTTAGACCAGACCCAGTTGATGCTGCACACGCACCTGACTTCTTTCAAATTGAAGGTATTGTGGTGAGTAAAGATGCTAATTTTAGGTCACTTCTTGGGCTTTTAAAACTATTTGGAACTGAAATTGCTCAATCAAACGAGATTAAGTTTATACCCGGTTATTTCCCATTTACAGAGCCATCAGTTGAGCTTCATGCAAAGCATCCAAAACTTGGCTGGGTAGAGCTTGGTGGGGCAGGAATTTTCAGACCAGAAGTAACTATGCCTTTAGGGGTAAATGTGCCAGTTCTTGCATGGGGATTGGGGTTAGATAGGATGGCAATGATGGTGCTTGATATTCATGACATACGCGACTTGTTTTCACAAGATTTAAACTTAATTCGTAAAAAATGCCAACGATTACTATCTCAAAAAGTGATTTAG